The Amphiprion ocellaris isolate individual 3 ecotype Okinawa chromosome 6, ASM2253959v1, whole genome shotgun sequence genome contains a region encoding:
- the ank1a gene encoding ankyrin-1a isoform X10, with protein MAQAAKHLRKNKDLEAQLEADRKEKEEERAKKRSRSRDKKRKAHAVHRWLIDQDSSVSSEMPDGQGVWHYDDEADAGNSFLRAARSGNLDKALEHIKNGIDINTANQNGLNGLHLASKEGHVKMVLELLHNGIVLETTTKKGNTALHIAALAGQEQVVTELVNYGANVNAQSQKGFTPLYMAAQENHLEVVKFLLENGANQSIPTEDGFTPLAVALQQGHENVVALLINYGTKGKVRLPALHIAARNDDTRTAAVLLQNDPNPDVLSKTGFTPLHIAAHYENLNVAQLLLNRGANVNFTPKNGITPLHIASRRGNVIMVRLLLDRGAQIDAKTKDELTPLHCAARNGHVRIIEILLDHGAPIQAKTKNGLSPIHMAAQGDHMDCVKQLLQYNAEIDDITLDHLTPLHVAAHCGHHRMAKVLLDKGAKPNSRALNGFTPLHIACKKNHMRVMDLLLKHSASLEAVTESGLTPLHVASFMGHLNIVKILLQKGASPSASNVKVETPLHMASRAGHYEVAEFLLQNAAPVDAKAKDDQTPLHCAARMGHKELVKLLLEHKANPNSTTTAGHTPLHIAAREGHVQTVRILLDMEAQQTKMTKKGFTPLHVASKYGKVDVAELLLERGANPNAAGKNGLTPLHVAVHHNNLDVVNLLVSKGGSPHSAARNGYTALHIASKQNQVEVANSLLQYGASANAESLQGVTPLHLASQEGRPDMVSLLISKQANVNLGNKSGLTPLHLVAQEGHVGIADILVKQGASVYAATRMGYTPLHVACHYGNIKMVKFLLQQQANVNSKTRLGYTPLHQAAQQGHTDIVTLLLKHGAQPNETTTHGTSALAIAKRLGYISVIDVLKLVTEETVSMTTTEKHRMSFPETVDEILDVSEDEGIAQLTLGEELLGTEGARYMKMDDMKDHDDDFLSPKKSLEYERGLGTANYSPAIPRIPRVSPETVILREHEIDQQHTPLPLPKEYDEDSLIPSSPATETSDNVSPVASPIHTGFLVSFMVDARGGSMRGSRHNGLRVIIPPRTCAAPTRITCRLVKPQKLTSPPPLVEGEGLASRIISLGPASMQFLGPVIVEIPHFAALGRGDRELVVLRSENGSVWKEHRNRYGDEVLETILNGMDEDLESQEELGKKRIRRIISTDFPLYFAVVSRVQQESDLIGPEGGSLTSKLVPMVQATFPETAVTKRVRLGLQAQPVPDELVAKLLGNQANFSPVVTVEPRRRKFHRPIGLRIPLPPSWKESPRDSGEGDTTSLRLLCSVIGGTAPAQWEDITGTTKLIYANDCASFTTNVSARFWLADCPRTAEAVSFANLLYRELSAVPYMAKFVVFAKMNELREGRLRCYCMTDDKMDKTLEQHENFTEVARSRDIEVMEGMPLHLECSGNLVPVRKATQQPRCFSFQAFRDNRLPVSVKVRDSSKEPTGFLSFLRKTTKYEDSQHVLCNLNITMPPCIKIVGSEDRRRTLTPLALRERYSALNEPAMASMSAMERTELKMAVIAEQLGLSWAELARELQLSVDDINKIRVENPNSLLEQSSALLNLWATREGKRAKMESLYAALKSIDRMDIINMLEGQPPQPTRQGSRDLSRRRHNEREHLSPGMTNGYGLAQEELLSPASMQYSLPSPLGAEPYWQEVSSLDCAPIATTEEDTLMEMSDVQVWPSGNSPSLVPVEDSSLECSNADDSEGLLGLPYGSLGRPASQASAASGGGVVLSGSIELPEDDSEMGVDSLSTTTPASLGGTIAGINLNGLNNGQGSEASSEASAVTGTTGGGGAGGEGGGGGGGGGGEGGTGSEEGLSLVAGQQRVYARLSESPGLSCVADRNGDRSGNGGNGGGGGSFLSYLQEQTGPGWIPVTDPTQTWVGNQPKPRQAMETMMSSVRNAVDDQSRVSQEALLQPVRDMGHSEILRGHFRGTQPFEKGLGFPHRVPELRAWDDVRLKGQGDEVEDLPGEQVSEEQFTDEHGNIVTKKPDTVDVKKGAQIVKCASLRRVKQ; from the exons GCAGATGCTGGCAACAGTTTTCTTCGAGCAGCCCGCTCTGGCAACCTGGACAAGGCCTTGGAACATATCAAAAATGGCATTGATATAAATACAGCCAATCAG AATGGGCTCAATGGGCTGCATCTCGCCTCGAAAGAAGGTCACGTCAAAATGGTGCTGGAGCTTCTCCACAATGGAATCGTACTGGAGACGACCACGAAG AAAGGCAACACGGCCCTGCACATTGCAGCCTTGGCAGGGCAGGAGCAGGTTGTCACAGAGCTGGTTAACTACGGGGCCAATGTCAACGCTCAGTCCCAG AAAGGTTTCACTCCACTCTACATGGCTGCACAAGAAAACCATCTAGAGGTTGTGAAGTTTCTTCTGGAGAACGGAGCCAATCAGAGCATTCCAACAGAG GATGGATTTACTCCTCTTGCCGTGGCTCTTCAGCAGGGACATGAAAATGTCGTAGCCCTGCTCATCAACTACGGCACCAAGGGAAAGGTCCGCCTCCCTGCGCTGCACATTGCAGCACGCAACGACGATACCCGCACAGCCGCGGTGCTTTTGCAGAACGACCCCAATCCTGATGTACTCAGCAAG ACTGGATTCACACCCCTCCACATTGCTGCACACTATGAAAACTTGAACGTAGCTCAACTGCTGCTCAACAGGGGAGCCAATGTCAACTTCACCCCAAAG AACGGCATCACTCCTCTGCACATTGCATCCAGACGGGGGAATGTGATCATGGTCCGACTCCTGCTGGACCGAGGGGCACAGATCGATGCCAAGACCAAG GATGAGCTTACTCCTCTGCACTGTGCAGCCAGAAATGGTCATGTCAGGATCATAGAGATCCTGCTGGACCATGGAGCCCCCATCCAGGCAAAGACGAAG aatggCCTGTCTCCAATCCACATGGCAGCGCAGGGGGACCACATGGACTGCGTCAAGCAGCTTCTGCAGTACAACGCAGAAATTGACGACATCACACTGGACCATCTTACCCCTCTGCACGTGGCGGCACACTGTGGCCACCACCGTATGGCCAAAGTACTACTGGACAAAGGGGCCAAACCCAACTCCCGGGCTCTG AATGGCTTTACACCTCTGCATATTGCTTGTAAAAAGAACCACATGCGTGTGATGGACCTTCTGCTCAAACACTCGGCGTCGTTAGAGGCTGTGACTGAG TCTGGCCTGACCCCCCTCCATGTGGCATCCTTTATGGGTCATCTCAACATTGTAAAGATCCTGCTGCAGAAAGGAGCTTCCCCCAGCGCCTCCAATGTA AAAGTGGAGACTCCTCTCCATATGGCATCTCGGGCAGGACACTATGAGGTGGCAGAGTTTTTATTGCAGAATGCAGCACCAGTGGATGCCAAGGCCAAG GATGACCAAACACCTCTGCATTGTGCTGCTCGGATGGGCCACAAGGAACTAGTGAAGCTTCTGCTGGAGCACAAAGCCAACCCCAACTCCACCACCACAGCAGGACACACACCTCTACATATCGCTGCCCGGGAAGGCCATGTGCAAACTGTACGCATCCTCCTGGACATGGAGGCTCAGCAGACCAAGATGACCAAG AAAGGCTTCACTCCGCTGCATGTGGCCTCCAAGTACGGCAAGGTGGAtgtagctgagctgctgctggagagagGAGCAAACCCTAATGCAGCTGGGAAG AATGGTCTGACTCCGCTGCACGTCGCTGTACATCACAACAACCTGGATGTGGTTAACTTGCTTGTCAGCAAAGGAGGGTCACCGCATAGTGCAGCCAgg AACGGCTACACTGCCCTCCACATAGCATCCAAGCAGAACCAGGTTGAGGTGGCTAACAGCCTGCTGCAGTACGGAGCTTCGGCCAATGCTGAGTCACTGCAGGGAGTCACACCTCTCCACCTGGCCTCACAGGAAGGAAGGCCCGACATGGTCTCACTGCTCATCTCCAAACAGGCCAATGTCAACCTTGGCAACAAG AGTGGATTAACCccgctccacctggtggcacaagAGGGTCATGTTGGCATCGCTGATATCTTGGTGAAGCAGGGAGCTTCAGTCTATGCAGCCACACGG ATGGGTTACACCCCTCTCCATGTAGCTTGTCACTATGGCAACATCAAAATGGTGAAGTTCCTCCTGCAGCAACAGGCCAACGTCAACAGCAAAACAAGG CTTGGTTACACTCCTCTGCACCAGGCAGCCCAGCAGGGACACACAGACATTGTAACGCTGTTGCTGAAGCATGGCGCTCAGCCCAATGAGACCACCACA CATGGTACCTCGGCCCTGGCTATTGCTAAGAGGTTGGGCTACATCTCTGTGATTGACGTCCTAAAGCTTGTAACTGAGGAGACGGTTTCCATG ACGACCACAGAGAAACACCGCATGAGTTTCCCAGAAACAGTGGATGAGATACTAGACGTGTCTGAGGATGAAG GAATTGCACAGCTAACATTAG GAGAGGAGCTCTTGGGGACAGAAGGGGCCAGGTACATGAAGATGGATGACATGAAAGACCATGATGACGATTTCCTCTCCCCCAAGAAATCACTGGAGTACGAGAGAGGGCTGGGCACAGC GAATTATTCGCCAGCCATTCCCAGGATTCCTCGTGTTTCTCCAGAGACTGTCATCCTGAGAGAACATGAGATAGATCAG CAACACACTCCACTTCCACTGCCCAAAGAATACGACGAGGACTCGCTGATTCCCAGCAGCCCGGCAACCGAGACGTCTGACAACGTCAGCCCAGTGGCCAGTCCCATACACACAGG GTTCCTGGTCAGTTTTATGGTGGACGCTCGGGGCGGTTCCATGCGAGGCAGCAGGCATAATGGTCTGCGTGTCATCATACCTCCACGGACGTGTGCGGCACCCACCCGCATCACCTGCCGCCTGGTGAAGCCGCAGAAGCTGACCAGCCCCCCTCCGCTGGTGGAGGGAGAGGGGCTGGCCAGCAGGATCATCTCCCTGGGTCCAGCCAGCATGCAGTTCCTGGG ACCAGTGATTGTGGAGATCCCCCACTTTGCTGCTCTGGGTCGTGGTGACCGGGAGCTCGTCGTGCTGAGGAGCGAAAATGGATCAGTGTGGAAAGAACACCGCAATCGCTATGGTGACGAGGTGCTAGAAACAATCCTCAACGGAATGGATGAAG ACTTGGAAAGTCAAGAGGAACTTGGAAAGAAGCGGATCCGCCGCATTATCTCCACCGACTTCCCCCTTTACTTCGCTGTCGTGTCACGAGTGCAGCAAGAAAGCGACCTGATTGGTCCAGAGGGCGGTTCTCTGACAAGTAAACTGGTGCCGATGGTCCAGGCCACGTTTCCTGAGACGGCGGTCACCAAACGAGTCCGCCTGGGGCTGCAG GCTCAGCCGGTTCCAGATGAGCTTGTTGCAAAGCTGCTGGGTAACCAAGCAAACTTTAGCCCCGTCGTCACTGTGGAGCCTCGGCGGCGCAAGTTTCACCGACCAATCGGCCTGCGTATCCCTCTGCCCCCGTCCTGGAAGGAAAGCCCCCGAGACTCTGGGGAGGGCGACACCACCAGCCTGCGTCTGCTCTGCTCAGTCATAG GTGGTACAGCTCCAGCCCAGTGGGAGGACATTACTGGCACCACCAAGCTTATCTATGCTAATGACTGCGCCAGTTTCACAACCAATGTTTCAGCACG ATTCTGGCTGGCAGATTGTCCTCGGACAGCTGAGGCCGTCTCCTTTGCCAACCTGCTCTATAGAGAGCTGTCAGCTGTACCCTACATGGCCAAGTTTGTGGTGTTTGCAAAGATGAACGAGCTGCGCGAAGGCCGTCTGCGCTGCTACTGCATGACTGACGACAAGATGGACAAAACTCTGGAGCAACACGAGAACTTCACAGAAGTGGCTCGCAGCAGAGACATAGAG GTGATGGAGGGAATGCCACTTCACCTGGAGTGTTCAGGGAATCTCGTGCCAGTTAGAAAGGCCACGCAGCAGCCTCGTTGCTTCAGCTTCCAGGCCTTCAGAGATAACCGACTTCCTGTCTCTGTTAAG GTGAGAGACAGCAGTAAAGAGCCCACCGGGTTTTTGTCTTTCCTGCGTAAGACCACAAAGTATGAGGACAGCCAACATGTGCTCTGCAACCTCAACATCACCATGCCTCCATGTATCAAG ATTGTTGGGAGTGAAGACCGGAGGCGAACCCTGACCCCACTGGCTTTAAGAGAAAGATACAGTGCTCTAAATGAGCCAGCGATGG CTTCGATGAGTGCCATGGAGAGGACAGAGCTGAAGATGGCTGTGATTGCAGAACAGTTGGGACTGAGCTGGGCTG AGTTGGCACGTGAGCTTCAGCTCAGTGTGGATGACATTAATAAGATCCGTGTGGAGAATCCAAACTCTCTGCTGGAGCAGAGCTCTGCACTGCTCAACCTTTGGGCCACCCGAGAGGGCAAGAGGGCCAAGA TGGAGAGCTTGTACGCAGCTCTGAAGAGCATCGACCGTATGGACATCATCAACATGCTGGAGGGCCAGCCGCCTCAGCCTACGAGACAAGGATCCCGTGATCTCAGCAGACGCCGACATAACGAGAGAGAGCACCTCTCCCCTGGTATGACCAATG GTTATGGGCTCGCGCAGGAAGAGCTTCTCTCGCCGGCCTCCATGCAGTACAGCCTGCCCTCCCCGTTGGGTGCTGAGCCTTACTGGCAGGAGGTCTCCAGTCTGGACTGTGCACCCATTgccaccacagaagaagacacCCTGATGGAGATGTCTGATGTGCAGGTGTGGCCCTCAGGCAACAGTCCCTCCTTGGTGCCTGTGGAGGACTCCTCGCTGGAGTGCAGCAATGCTGATGATTCGGAAGGTCTGCTGGGGCTGCCATACGGAAGTCTGGGTCGGCCGGCCAGTCAGGCCAGTGCAGCCAGCGGAGGGGGTGTTGTGCTGAGTGGCTCCATTGAGCTACCCGAAGACGATTCAGAGATGGGCGTAGACTCGCTCAGCACGACCACGCCAGCCTCACTTGGGGGCACCATCGCTGGGATCAATCTTAACGGGCTGAACAATGGTCAGGGGTCAGAGGCAAGTTCAGAGGCATCAGCAGTCACGGGCACGACTGGTGGTGGCggagctggaggagaaggaggaggaggagggggaggaggaggaggagaaggcgGGACGGGCTCAGAGGAAGGGCTTTCTCTTGTTGCAGGACAGCAAAGAGTGTATGCTCGATTGAGTGAGTCACCTGGTCTGAGCTGTGTTGCAGATCGGAATGGAGACAG GTCAGGTAATGGTGGAAATGGAGGTGGTGGAGGCTCTTTCCTTTCCTACCTGCAGGAACAGACAGGTCCAGGGTGGATCCCTGTCACTGACCCTACTCAGACCTGGGTGGGCAACCAGCCTAAGCCCAGGCAGGCCATGGAGACCATGATGTCATCAGTGCGTAATGCTGTGGACGACCAATCCCGCGTGTCCCAGGAGGCCTTGCTTCAGCCTGTGAGGGACATGGGGCATTCTGAGATCTTGCGGGGGCATTTCAGAGGTACCCAGCCATTTGAGAAGGGTTTGGGCTTTCCACACCGGGTACCAGAGCTGAGGGCCTGGGACGACGTACGCCTGAAGGGTCAG gGCGATGAGGTTGAAGACCTTCCTGGGGAGCAAGTAAGCGAGGAGCAGTTCACGGATGAACATGGAAACATTGTCACAAAAAAG CCCGATACTGTGGATGTGAAGAAAGGTGCTCAGATAGTGAAATGTGCCAGTCTGCGGAGAGTTAAGCAGTGA